The Carnobacterium sp. 17-4 genome has a window encoding:
- a CDS encoding cation-translocating P-type ATPase, whose product MENYQKDQETILKELQTSPKGLQDAEVKTRQERDGLNELKQKAKDSVLKLFLATFKDAMVIVLLIVAVIQMALGSVVESLIIFAVLMINSVISVIQTKKAESSLDALSSLSAPESKVIRNGVKVTIPAKELVVGDIVILDAGDYVPADGRLLEAGSLQINEGMLTGESVPADKNIDVVEKEVPVGDRSNMVHSGTLVTYGRGLVVVTGTGNNTEIGQVASLIDNAVAKQTPLQRKLDDFSKKLGFGILILSILIFAIQAARIFFGGATDVNTELLNAFMFAVAVAVAAIPEALQSIVTIVLSTGTNKMAKKHAIIRKLPAVETLGSTSVICTDKTGTLTQNKMTIVDYFLPNGQTGDFNSTPDTWTTDEARLMQIAVLANDSNINDQGQELGDPTEVAMIAFSNKVNKPYHELRNAYPRLAELPFDSDRKLMSTVHVIDGENLMLTKGGPDVVFNRSSKILIDGKVVPLTEDNLKSLADQNEVFSDRALRVLAFAYKPVSEGENITFEDENDLILVGLVAMIDPPREAVYGAVEQAKKAGIKTVMITGDHKTTARAIARDIGISEPDDIALTGQELDALSEDELNAKLEKISVYARVSPENKIRIVRAWQNKDKISAMTGDGVNDAPALKQADIGIAMGSGTDVAKDAAAMVLTDDNFVSIISAVEVGRNVFDNIKKAVAYLFAGNLGAIIAIIVALLMNWVNPFTALQLLFINLVNDSIPAIALGMEKGEPNVMERKPRDPNEGIFAGDTLRSVLYRGVLIGIAVVISQYIGLGYSNEMSIAMAFTTLILARTLQTFPARSNTQTSIGAGFFSNMYAIYAVLFCSVLYGVTVLPGVRSIFNIPDNFGWEQWGIAAGLALAAVILMELAKFLPHKKEA is encoded by the coding sequence TTGGAAAATTATCAAAAAGACCAAGAAACAATATTAAAAGAATTACAGACTTCACCAAAAGGCTTGCAGGATGCAGAAGTCAAAACACGTCAGGAACGCGATGGCTTAAATGAATTAAAGCAAAAAGCTAAAGATTCCGTTCTCAAATTATTTTTAGCAACTTTTAAAGACGCAATGGTTATTGTGCTATTAATAGTAGCCGTTATCCAAATGGCTTTAGGTTCAGTAGTTGAATCATTAATTATTTTTGCTGTTCTAATGATCAACTCTGTTATCAGTGTTATTCAAACTAAAAAAGCTGAAAGTTCCCTTGATGCGTTGTCCAGTCTCTCTGCTCCTGAATCGAAAGTAATCCGTAATGGCGTTAAAGTAACTATTCCAGCAAAAGAACTTGTTGTAGGAGATATTGTTATCTTAGATGCTGGGGATTATGTTCCAGCTGATGGACGTTTACTAGAAGCAGGATCACTTCAGATTAATGAAGGAATGCTAACTGGTGAATCTGTTCCAGCAGACAAAAATATCGATGTTGTTGAAAAAGAAGTCCCTGTTGGAGATCGTTCAAACATGGTTCATAGCGGAACTTTAGTTACGTATGGTCGTGGTCTTGTGGTTGTTACAGGTACAGGTAACAATACTGAAATCGGTCAAGTTGCTAGCTTAATTGATAACGCAGTGGCTAAGCAAACACCATTGCAAAGAAAATTAGACGACTTTAGTAAAAAACTAGGATTTGGTATCCTTATTCTTTCTATTCTTATCTTTGCTATCCAAGCCGCTCGTATCTTCTTTGGCGGAGCAACAGATGTAAATACTGAATTGTTGAATGCATTTATGTTCGCAGTTGCGGTAGCCGTTGCTGCTATCCCTGAAGCATTACAATCTATCGTTACTATCGTTCTTTCTACTGGAACAAACAAGATGGCTAAGAAACATGCGATCATTCGTAAGCTTCCAGCTGTTGAAACATTAGGTTCAACAAGTGTTATTTGTACAGATAAAACAGGTACATTAACACAAAATAAAATGACGATTGTTGATTACTTTTTACCAAATGGTCAAACGGGAGACTTCAATTCTACTCCTGATACATGGACTACTGATGAAGCTCGTTTAATGCAAATTGCTGTGTTAGCAAATGATTCAAACATCAATGACCAAGGCCAAGAACTTGGTGACCCAACTGAAGTTGCTATGATCGCTTTCAGTAATAAAGTGAACAAACCTTACCATGAATTACGTAATGCTTACCCTAGATTAGCTGAGTTGCCTTTTGATTCAGATCGTAAGCTAATGTCTACTGTTCATGTCATTGACGGCGAAAACCTTATGTTAACAAAAGGTGGCCCAGATGTAGTCTTTAACCGCAGTTCAAAAATATTGATTGACGGAAAAGTTGTTCCTTTAACAGAGGACAACCTGAAATCTTTAGCTGACCAAAATGAAGTCTTTTCAGATCGTGCTTTGCGCGTATTGGCTTTTGCTTATAAACCTGTTTCAGAAGGAGAAAACATTACTTTTGAAGACGAAAATGATTTGATTTTAGTTGGTTTAGTTGCTATGATCGATCCACCTCGTGAAGCTGTTTATGGCGCTGTAGAACAAGCTAAAAAAGCTGGTATTAAAACAGTTATGATTACTGGTGACCACAAAACAACTGCACGTGCAATTGCTCGTGATATCGGAATTTCAGAACCAGACGACATTGCTTTGACTGGTCAAGAATTAGACGCTTTAAGTGAAGACGAATTAAATGCTAAACTAGAAAAAATTTCAGTTTATGCTCGTGTTTCTCCAGAAAACAAAATCAGAATCGTTCGCGCTTGGCAAAATAAAGATAAGATCTCTGCTATGACTGGTGATGGTGTAAACGATGCACCTGCACTGAAACAAGCAGATATCGGAATCGCAATGGGTAGCGGAACAGACGTAGCTAAAGATGCAGCTGCAATGGTATTGACGGATGATAACTTTGTTTCAATCATTAGTGCCGTTGAAGTTGGTCGTAATGTATTTGATAACATCAAAAAAGCTGTTGCTTACCTATTTGCTGGTAACCTTGGTGCCATTATCGCAATCATTGTTGCGTTACTAATGAACTGGGTTAACCCATTCACTGCCTTACAGTTATTGTTCATCAACTTAGTTAATGACTCTATTCCTGCTATTGCCTTAGGAATGGAAAAAGGCGAACCAAATGTTATGGAACGTAAACCAAGAGATCCAAACGAAGGCATCTTCGCAGGTGATACTTTAAGATCTGTTCTTTATCGTGGTGTGCTTATTGGTATCGCAGTAGTTATCTCACAATATATTGGATTAGGTTATTCAAATGAAATGAGTATTGCTATGGCCTTTACTACACTTATCTTGGCTCGTACTTTACAAACTTTCCCTGCACGTTCAAATACTCAAACCTCTATTGGAGCAGGTTTCTTCTCTAATATGTACGCTATTTACGCAGTTCTGTTCTGTTCTGTTTTATATGGCGTGACAGTTCTTCCAGGTGTTCGTTCAATCTTTAATATTCCAGATAATTTTGGTTGGGAACAATGGGGAATTGCTGCAGGATTAGCTTT